One segment of Mesoplodon densirostris isolate mMesDen1 chromosome 6, mMesDen1 primary haplotype, whole genome shotgun sequence DNA contains the following:
- the TMEM8B gene encoding transmembrane protein 8B isoform X7, which translates to MAQSLSRSLFLSRFGPWPPTPPSPRFPHRFQLRPGSQRMPRSGSQLRPPLQSLAWPPSQRLPLFHLLSQIPAQPLSQTHSQNLLKPGAQPLPLVQSPSQSLLPSHPLPLHKSQCPAQPNSLSQSLPSSLCLPRSLPLPSPLFHTLPLSQPRLRFGLQLPSALLLLLLLSFLGPGAGGLFLTDYSTCSPRKLSPFRSFASTELFHFHVPEDTFLAVWNLIIFKEQGGTFGDHCPDQSVTVYFRSGAPPVINPLHTHFPGDTAVPGVFSLTLSWTLPNRTSGIFNVSSPLPGDWFLAAHLPRTHGHISVKGLQDECQYLLQPQLIVRRLLDVAVLVPGRPSEQTLSLHNRSALYKVPTAQPVPCPGPRSCHEHAPVTGQPATAPRAVIPRGPCRGARGHIPT; encoded by the exons ATGGCCCAGTCCTTGTCCCGGTCCCTTTTCCTATCCCGATTCGGGCCTTGGCCCCCGACCCCGCCCTCGCCCCGCTTTCCACATAGGTTCCAGCTACGGCCTGGGTCCCAGCGAATGCCCAGATCCGGGTCCCAGCTCAGGCCCCCACTCCAGTCCCTGGCCTGGCCCCCATCCCAGCGCCTGCCCCTGTTTCACCTCCTTTCCCAAATCCCAGCCCAGCCCTTGTCCCAGACCCATTCTCAAAATTTGCTTAAGCCCGGGGCCCAACCCTTGCCCCTCGTCCAGTCCCCATCACAGTCCCTCCTTCCATCACATCCCCTACCCTTGCATAAGTCccagtgcccagcccagcccaactCTTTATCCCAGTCTTTGCCCTCATCTCTGTGTTTACCCAGGTCTCTCCCACTACCCAGCCCTCTCTTTCATACCCTGCCCCTCTCCCAGCCTCGACTCAGGTTTGGGCTCCAGCTGCCGTCAGCCTtactgctgctgttgctgttgtcTTTCCTTGGCCCAGGGGCTG GAGGCCTCTTCCTGACTGACTACTCCACCTGCTCACCCCGCAAGCTGAGTCCCTTCCGCTCCTTCGCCAGCACCGAGCTCTTCCACTTCCATGTTCCCGAAGACACATTCCTGGCTGTGTGGAACCTCATCATCTTCAAAGAGCAGGGGGGAACCTTTGGGGACCACTGCCCAGACCAAAGTGTGACTGT GTACTTCCGTTCTGGGGCACCCCCTGTCATCAATCCCCTGCACACACACTTCCCAGGGGACACGGCTGTGCCTGGGGTTTTCTCACTGACTCTCAGCTGGACACTGCCCAACCGCACCTCTGGCATCTTTAACGTCAGCAGCCCCTTACCTGGGGACTGGTTCTTGGCTGCCCACCTGCCCCGGACCCACGGCCACATCTCTGTCAAG GGTCTCCAGGATGAGTGTCAGTACCTCCTTCAGCCGCAGCTGATTGTCCGGCGTTTGTTGGACGTGGCTGTGCTGGTGCCTGGGCGACCCTCCGAGCAGACCCTCTCCCTCCACAATCGCTCAGCCCTGTACAA AGTGCCCACAGCCCAGCCTGTCCCGTGCCCTGGTCCCCGGAGCTGCCATGAACATGCCCCAGTCACTGGGCAACCAGCCACTGCCCCCAGAGCTGTCATCCCTCGGGGCCCCTGCCGAGGGGCCCGGGGCCACATCCCCACCTGA
- the TMEM8B gene encoding transmembrane protein 8B isoform X5 encodes MNMPQSLGNQPLPPELSSLGAPAEGPGATSPPEHCWPVRPTLRNELDTFSVHFYVFFGPSVALPPERPAVFALRLLPVLDSGGVLSLELQLNVSSLRQENVTVFGCLTHEVPLSLGDAAMTCSKESLAGFLLTVSATSRVARLRIPFPQTGTWFLTLRSLCGVGPRFVRCRNATAEVRLRTFLSPCVDDCGPYGQCKLLRTHNYLYAACECKAGWRGWGCTDSADALTYGFQLLSTLLLCLSNLMFLPPVVLAIRSRYVLEAAVYTFTMFFSTFYHACDQPGIVVFCIMDYDVLQFCDFLGSLMSVWVTVIAMARLQPVVKQVLYLLGAMLLSMALQLDRHGLWNLLGPSLFALGILATAWTVRSVRRRHCYPPTWRRWLFYLCPGSLIAGSAILLYAFVETRDNYFYIHSIWHMLIAGSVGFLLPPRAKTDRQVPSGARARGCGYQLCINEQEELGLVGPGGATVSSICAS; translated from the exons ATGAACATGCCCCAGTCACTGGGCAACCAGCCACTGCCCCCAGAGCTGTCATCCCTCGGGGCCCCTGCCGAGGGGCCCGGGGCCACATCCCCACCTGAGCACTGCTGGCCAGTGCGCCCGACGCTGCGCAATGAGCTGGACACCTTCTCCGTCCACTTCTACGTCTTCTTTGGCCCCAGCGTGGCCCTCCCCCCTGAACGCCCAGCCGTGTTTGCCCTGAGGCTGCTGCCAGTGCTGGACAGCGGAGGCGTCCTCAGCCTGGAGCTCCAGCTCAACGTG AGCTCCCTGCGCCAGGAAAATGTGACAGTGTTCGGATGCCTGACCCACGAGGTGCCCTTGAGCCTGGGGGATGCAGCAATGACTTGTTCCAAAG aGTCCCTGGCCGGCTTCCTCCTCACGGTCAGTGCCACCTCCCGAGTGGCCAGGCTGCGAATCCCGTTCCCGCAGACGGGCACCTGGTTCCTGACCCTGCGCTCCCTGTGCGGGGTGGGGCCTCG GTTCGTGAGGTGTCGGAACGCGACGGCCGAGGTGCGGTTGCGCACTTTCCTTTCCCCGTGCGTGGACGACTGCGGGCCCTACGGCCAGTGCAAGCTGCTGCGCACGCACAACTACCTGTACGCGGCCTGCGAGTGCAAGGCCG GATGGCGGGGATGGGGCTGCACCGACAGTGCGGATGCGCTCACCTACGGATTCCAGCTTCTGTCCACGTTACTGCTCTGCCTGAGCAACCTCATGTTTTTGCCCCCCGTGGTCCTGGCCATTCGGAGCCGATATGTGCTGGAAGCGGCTGTCTACACCTTCACCATGTTCTTCTCCACG TTCTACCATGCCTGTGACCAGCCAGGCATTGTGGTTTTCTGCATCATGGACTACGACGTGCTGCAGTTCTGTGACTTCCTGGGCTCTTTAATGTCCGTGTGGGTCACTGTCATTGCCATGGCTCGCTTACAGCCTGTGGTCAAGCAG GTGCTGTACTTGCTGGGGGCTATGCTGCTGTCCATGGCTCTGCAGCTTGACCGGCATGGACTCTGGAACCTGCTTGGACCCAGTCTCTTTGCCCTGGGGATCTTGGCCACAGCCTGG ACAGTACGCAGCGTCCGCCGCCGGCACTGCTACCCGCCCACGTGGCGCCGCTGGCTTTTCTACCTGTGCCCAGGCAGCCTTATCGCGGGCAGTGCCATCCTGCTCTATGCTTTTGTGGAGACCCGAGACAACTACTTCTACATTCACAGCATTTGGCATATGCTCATCGCTGGCAGTGTGGGCTTCTTGCTGCCCCCTCGTGCCAAGACTGACCGCCAGGTCCCATCTGGAGCCCGGGCCCGGGGCTGTGGTTACCAGCTGTGCATCAATGAGCAGGAGGAGCTGGGCCTTGTGGGCCCGGGAGGGGCCACTGTTAGCAGCATCTGTGCCAGCTGA
- the TMEM8B gene encoding transmembrane protein 8B isoform X6 translates to MRDFCFGYQRWRSLSNEGLQDECQYLLQPQLIVRRLLDVAVLVPGRPSEQTLSLHNRSALYKVFVPSFTYRVSAQLVCVGGRGASACPLTLRLRPKAPPLHNSSSVACGGASVCQLELALPPWGHWVYVRVETPSRGPVRTVCFQLCVRLQGQKPHTGSSHPACVDFCGWEEAGTVAVFIGPRPRPYDLPGPAQAPLLAKALPLGASSHWKTFRSLLECPQPSLSRALVPGAAMNMPQSLGNQPLPPELSSLGAPAEGPGATSPPEHCWPVRPTLRNELDTFSVHFYVFFGPSVALPPERPAVFALRLLPVLDSGGVLSLELQLNVSSLRQENVTVFGCLTHEVPLSLGDAAMTCSKESLAGFLLTVSATSRVARLRIPFPQTGTWFLTLRSLCGVGPRFVRCRNATAEVRLRTFLSPCVDDCGPYGQCKLLRTHNYLYAACECKAGWRGWGCTDSADALTYGFQLLSTLLLCLSNLMFLPPVVLAIRSRYVLEAAVYTFTMFFSTFYHACDQPGIVVFCIMDYDVLQFCDFLGSLMSVWVTVIAMARLQPVVKQVLYLLGAMLLSMALQLDRHGLWNLLGPSLFALGILATAWTVRSVRRRHCYPPTWRRWLFYLCPGSLIAGSAILLYAFVETRDNYFYIHSIWHMLIAGSVGFLLPPRAKTDRQVPSGARARGCGYQLCINEQEELGLVGPGGATVSSICAS, encoded by the exons ATGAGGGACTTCTGCTTTGGATATCAGAGATGGAGGTCTCTGAGCAACGAG GGTCTCCAGGATGAGTGTCAGTACCTCCTTCAGCCGCAGCTGATTGTCCGGCGTTTGTTGGACGTGGCTGTGCTGGTGCCTGGGCGACCCTCCGAGCAGACCCTCTCCCTCCACAATCGCTCAGCCCTGTACAA GGTCTTTGTGCCCAGCTTCACTTACAGGGTTTCAGCGCAGCTGGTATGCGTGGGGGGCCGTGGGGCATCCGCCTGCCCCCTGACACTGCGCCTACGTCCCAAGGCCCCACCCCTGCACAACTCAAGCTCTGTGGCCTGTGGAGGTGCCTCGGTATGCCAACTGGAGCTGGCACTGCCCCCCTGGGGGCACTGGGTCTACGTGCGTGTGGAGACACCATCCCGGGGCCCTGTCAGGACCGTCTGCTTCCAGCTGTGCGTGCGGTTGCAAGGTCAGAAGCCCCACACCGGCTCCAGCCACCCAGCTTGTGTCGACTTCTGTGGCTGGGAGGAGGCAGGCACAGTGGCTGTGTTCATTGGTCCTCGGCCACGTCCCTACGACCTCCCCGGCCCAGCCCAGGCTCCTTTACTCGCCAAAGCCCTCCCACTTGGAGCTTCAAGTCATTGGAAGACCTTCAGATCTCTTCTTG AGTGCCCACAGCCCAGCCTGTCCCGTGCCCTGGTCCCCGGAGCTGCCATGAACATGCCCCAGTCACTGGGCAACCAGCCACTGCCCCCAGAGCTGTCATCCCTCGGGGCCCCTGCCGAGGGGCCCGGGGCCACATCCCCACCTGAGCACTGCTGGCCAGTGCGCCCGACGCTGCGCAATGAGCTGGACACCTTCTCCGTCCACTTCTACGTCTTCTTTGGCCCCAGCGTGGCCCTCCCCCCTGAACGCCCAGCCGTGTTTGCCCTGAGGCTGCTGCCAGTGCTGGACAGCGGAGGCGTCCTCAGCCTGGAGCTCCAGCTCAACGTG AGCTCCCTGCGCCAGGAAAATGTGACAGTGTTCGGATGCCTGACCCACGAGGTGCCCTTGAGCCTGGGGGATGCAGCAATGACTTGTTCCAAAG aGTCCCTGGCCGGCTTCCTCCTCACGGTCAGTGCCACCTCCCGAGTGGCCAGGCTGCGAATCCCGTTCCCGCAGACGGGCACCTGGTTCCTGACCCTGCGCTCCCTGTGCGGGGTGGGGCCTCG GTTCGTGAGGTGTCGGAACGCGACGGCCGAGGTGCGGTTGCGCACTTTCCTTTCCCCGTGCGTGGACGACTGCGGGCCCTACGGCCAGTGCAAGCTGCTGCGCACGCACAACTACCTGTACGCGGCCTGCGAGTGCAAGGCCG GATGGCGGGGATGGGGCTGCACCGACAGTGCGGATGCGCTCACCTACGGATTCCAGCTTCTGTCCACGTTACTGCTCTGCCTGAGCAACCTCATGTTTTTGCCCCCCGTGGTCCTGGCCATTCGGAGCCGATATGTGCTGGAAGCGGCTGTCTACACCTTCACCATGTTCTTCTCCACG TTCTACCATGCCTGTGACCAGCCAGGCATTGTGGTTTTCTGCATCATGGACTACGACGTGCTGCAGTTCTGTGACTTCCTGGGCTCTTTAATGTCCGTGTGGGTCACTGTCATTGCCATGGCTCGCTTACAGCCTGTGGTCAAGCAG GTGCTGTACTTGCTGGGGGCTATGCTGCTGTCCATGGCTCTGCAGCTTGACCGGCATGGACTCTGGAACCTGCTTGGACCCAGTCTCTTTGCCCTGGGGATCTTGGCCACAGCCTGG ACAGTACGCAGCGTCCGCCGCCGGCACTGCTACCCGCCCACGTGGCGCCGCTGGCTTTTCTACCTGTGCCCAGGCAGCCTTATCGCGGGCAGTGCCATCCTGCTCTATGCTTTTGTGGAGACCCGAGACAACTACTTCTACATTCACAGCATTTGGCATATGCTCATCGCTGGCAGTGTGGGCTTCTTGCTGCCCCCTCGTGCCAAGACTGACCGCCAGGTCCCATCTGGAGCCCGGGCCCGGGGCTGTGGTTACCAGCTGTGCATCAATGAGCAGGAGGAGCTGGGCCTTGTGGGCCCGGGAGGGGCCACTGTTAGCAGCATCTGTGCCAGCTGA